A window of Mustela nigripes isolate SB6536 chromosome 9, MUSNIG.SB6536, whole genome shotgun sequence contains these coding sequences:
- the TAL2 gene encoding T-cell acute lymphocytic leukemia protein 2 has protein sequence MSGGSLWQPSKALSLSCLRSSDMTRKIFTNTRERWRQQNVNSAFAKLRKLIPTHPPDKKLSKNETLRLAMRYINFLVKVLGEQTLQQTGVAAQGNILGLFPQGSHLPDRTLLDDYQVPSLDPSHSIV, from the coding sequence ggccctttctctttcctgtctcagGAGCTCAGACATGACCAGGAAGATCTTCACAAACACCAGGGAGCGGTGGAGGCAGCAGAACGTCAACAGCGCCTTCGCCAAGCTGAGGAAGCTCATCCCCACTCACCCTCCAGACAAAAAGCTGAGCAAAAATGAAACACTTCGCCTGGCAATGAGGTACATCAACTTCTTGGTCAAGGTCTTGGGGGAGCAAACCCTGCAGCAAACAGGAGTGGCTGCTCAGGGAAACATTCTGGGACTCTTCCCCCAAGGATCCCACCTGCCGGACAGGACTCTACTCGATGACTACCAGGTCCCTTCACTTGACCCAAGCCACAGCATTGTGTAG